From a region of the Methanolinea sp. genome:
- a CDS encoding DUF1922 domain-containing protein — protein MYLIIRCGGCRAFTYVDRFQQWKLCPNCGETINVTGSPVYLEVEEFTMAETIIRQLQAHLDTRRKKDLSPEEISALRHQYAEWLRSRV, from the coding sequence ATGTACCTCATCATCCGCTGTGGCGGATGCAGGGCTTTCACATATGTCGACCGGTTCCAGCAGTGGAAACTCTGCCCCAATTGCGGGGAGACCATCAATGTCACCGGATCTCCGGTGTATCTCGAAGTCGAGGAGTTCACCATGGCAGAAACCATCATCCGGCAGCTCCAGGCCCACCTTGATACCCGCCGTAAAAAAGACCTCTCTCCCGAAGAAATATCCGCGCTGCGCCACCAGTACGCAGAGTGGCTGAGGAGCCGGGTCTAG
- a CDS encoding mRNA surveillance protein pelota codes for MKAETGELQRSFGEIRLFPESLDDLWHLSHLVGPGDLVFATTLRSVETPPDRIRPEKAEKRPVRLGIRVGKVEFHKFANRLRIHGVIEQGPETGAHHTLNIEPGYEISVIKRWRQVELERVDRAVRTSIYEAVHILAIEEGDAELFRIRQFGPEGVLSCTAGSGKESGLGTRQDFFARVASHLSSITGPLVVAGPGFVKEDFMRYLQSMLPGVAARCIVVETRRIGSGAVQEVIGQGVLERIHEDLQLGNEVRTINELLGRIGKGLPAAYGRAEVQRAVDYGACERLLVLDSLLRDEGIVHLIDRAELMNAAIVVFSSEFEPGKQLEGLGGIAALLRYAVE; via the coding sequence ATGAAAGCCGAAACGGGAGAACTCCAGAGGTCGTTTGGGGAGATACGGCTCTTTCCCGAGAGCCTTGACGACCTCTGGCACCTCTCCCACCTGGTTGGTCCCGGCGACCTGGTCTTTGCCACCACCCTGCGGTCGGTCGAGACGCCCCCAGACCGCATACGGCCTGAAAAGGCCGAGAAACGACCGGTACGTCTCGGGATACGTGTCGGCAAGGTCGAGTTCCACAAGTTCGCCAACCGGCTCCGCATCCACGGGGTGATCGAACAGGGCCCCGAGACCGGCGCACACCATACCCTGAACATCGAGCCGGGGTACGAGATCTCGGTTATCAAGCGTTGGCGGCAGGTCGAGCTCGAACGGGTCGACCGGGCAGTGAGGACTTCGATATACGAAGCGGTCCACATCCTGGCCATCGAGGAGGGGGATGCAGAACTCTTCAGGATCCGCCAGTTCGGACCCGAAGGGGTCCTTTCCTGCACGGCAGGGAGCGGAAAGGAGTCGGGCCTGGGCACCCGCCAGGATTTCTTTGCCCGGGTGGCCTCCCACCTCTCATCGATAACGGGCCCCCTGGTGGTCGCCGGGCCGGGATTTGTCAAGGAGGACTTCATGAGGTACCTACAGTCGATGCTCCCCGGGGTGGCAGCCCGCTGCATCGTGGTAGAGACCCGGAGGATCGGATCGGGAGCAGTCCAGGAGGTCATCGGCCAGGGTGTCCTGGAGAGGATCCACGAGGACCTGCAGCTTGGCAACGAGGTCAGAACGATAAACGAACTGCTCGGACGGATCGGCAAAGGTCTCCCGGCTGCGTACGGGAGGGCCGAAGTGCAACGGGCAGTCGATTACGGGGCCTGTGAACGGCTCCTGGTGCTCGATTCCCTTCTCAGGGACGAAGGGATCGTTCACCTGATCGACCGGGCCGAGCTGATGAATGCTGCAATCGTGGTCTTCTCTTCCGAGTTCGAACCGGGAAAGCAACTGGAAGGCCTGGGCGGGATTGCCGCCCTGCTGCGGTATGCCGTGGAATGA
- a CDS encoding universal stress protein, with translation MFQHILVAIDGSKISDQALGAAIEEARIWKGSLHAIYVVETGLFSSLPMDSTWEIMYSILEQEGTRALEAAREMAEKKGVRIETSIRQGHAGNEIVKAAGEIGADLVVVGSHGKSEVDRLLLGSVSSFVVANCPRTVMVVRPSQK, from the coding sequence ATGTTCCAACACATACTGGTAGCAATAGACGGATCAAAGATCAGTGACCAGGCGCTGGGGGCGGCAATCGAAGAAGCGCGGATATGGAAAGGATCCCTGCACGCGATCTATGTTGTGGAGACCGGTCTCTTCTCATCACTGCCTATGGACAGCACGTGGGAGATCATGTACAGCATACTCGAGCAGGAAGGAACCCGTGCCCTTGAAGCAGCCCGCGAGATGGCTGAAAAAAAGGGTGTCAGGATCGAGACCTCCATCCGGCAGGGGCATGCCGGCAACGAGATCGTGAAGGCTGCCGGTGAGATCGGCGCAGACCTCGTGGTTGTGGGATCGCATGGAAAGAGCGAGGTTGACCGGCTCCTGCTCGGGAGCGTCAGTTCGTTCGTGGTCGCGAACTGTCCTAGAACGGTCATGGTGGTAAGACCCTCACAGAAATGA
- a CDS encoding CBS domain-containing protein, producing the protein MNVADFMTSEVVRVEIPGNRDDVLKILKRTGISGVPVLKGGKLVGIITRKDLLRKSDETQLGLLMTSNPVTVRPDAPVQEAARLMIDYNVRRLPVVDGEELVGLISVANLIHALSQMRIREEIKDSYVSQTYALWEETPLPLVARIMEISGFEAIPILDAESRLQGIISERDLIRHSSIEDMVEISDFSNGTDDDEWTWESIRDMHTISYGISRIQLPERPVKSAMITNVISVPLNAEVSECALKMKRGRVDQLPVVNGDKKLVAMLFDRDLIAALCQHPEQ; encoded by the coding sequence ATGAACGTTGCAGACTTTATGACCAGTGAGGTTGTCCGGGTCGAGATACCCGGGAACCGCGACGACGTGCTGAAGATACTGAAACGGACCGGCATCAGCGGAGTCCCGGTGCTGAAGGGCGGCAAACTGGTGGGGATCATCACCCGGAAAGACCTCCTCCGGAAGTCCGATGAGACCCAGCTCGGCCTGCTGATGACCAGCAACCCGGTCACCGTGCGTCCCGATGCCCCGGTCCAGGAAGCAGCACGCCTCATGATCGATTACAATGTCAGGAGACTCCCGGTCGTTGATGGCGAGGAGCTCGTAGGCCTCATCTCGGTCGCCAACCTCATCCATGCCCTCTCCCAGATGCGGATCAGGGAAGAGATCAAGGACAGCTACGTCTCGCAGACCTATGCCCTCTGGGAAGAGACCCCGCTCCCGCTCGTCGCCCGGATCATGGAGATATCGGGGTTCGAGGCTATCCCCATCCTCGATGCAGAGAGCAGGCTGCAGGGCATCATCTCCGAACGGGACCTGATCCGCCATTCGTCCATCGAGGACATGGTCGAGATCAGCGATTTCTCGAACGGGACCGATGATGACGAATGGACATGGGAGAGCATCCGCGACATGCACACCATCTCGTACGGCATCTCCCGCATCCAGTTGCCGGAGCGCCCGGTCAAGTCAGCGATGATCACCAATGTCATCTCCGTCCCCCTGAATGCCGAGGTGAGCGAGTGCGCACTGAAGATGAAGCGCGGACGCGTTGACCAGTTGCCCGTGGTGAACGGTGACAAGAAACTGGTGGCCATGCTCTTTGACCGCGACCTGATCGCCGCGCTCTGCCAACACCCGGAACAATAA
- a CDS encoding coenzyme F420-0:L-glutamate ligase: MREKPITAVGVRGLPLIRKGDDLCALISERVVLADRDIVCIASSVYSKAKGYTRSLSDIVPGERASRIAGGTKEDPRFIQAVLDSSRDVILEYPFVLCELPCGHVGVRAGVDQSNIEDGQIILLPPDPMAAAAELREGFRARTGKDVRVIVTDTCGRSFRRGQTGHAIGWSGMPAIRDFRGDRDLFGHELKITEEAVADEIAGFANFVMGESDNAVPVVVFHNCPDWDGHDTIYFTPEEDIIRKRLKE, translated from the coding sequence ATGCGAGAAAAACCGATTACCGCCGTCGGGGTCCGCGGGCTCCCGCTCATCAGAAAGGGCGATGATCTCTGCGCCCTGATCTCAGAGCGGGTAGTCCTCGCAGACCGGGATATTGTCTGTATCGCTTCTTCCGTTTATTCAAAAGCGAAAGGCTATACCCGGTCCCTGTCAGACATCGTCCCGGGTGAGCGGGCCTCCAGGATAGCAGGCGGGACAAAGGAAGACCCCAGGTTTATCCAGGCGGTCCTCGACTCCTCCCGGGATGTCATCCTCGAATATCCCTTCGTGCTCTGCGAGCTTCCCTGCGGCCATGTCGGTGTGCGGGCCGGGGTCGACCAGAGCAATATCGAAGACGGCCAGATCATCCTCCTGCCCCCTGACCCGATGGCTGCGGCAGCCGAGCTCCGGGAAGGATTCCGTGCACGGACCGGGAAGGACGTGCGGGTGATCGTGACCGATACCTGCGGCCGGTCATTCCGAAGGGGTCAGACCGGGCATGCGATAGGGTGGAGCGGCATGCCGGCCATCCGCGATTTCCGGGGGGACCGCGACCTGTTCGGGCACGAGCTGAAGATCACCGAGGAAGCGGTCGCCGATGAGATCGCCGGGTTTGCAAATTTCGTGATGGGGGAAAGCGACAACGCGGTCCCGGTCGTGGTTTTCCACAACTGTCCGGACTGGGACGGCCACGATACCATCTACTTCACCCCGGAAGAGGACATCATCAGGAAACGGCTGAAAGAATAG
- a CDS encoding amidohydrolase family protein has translation MGAGDLVVEGRALLYEELLARDVTIVVERGRIHRIEETSGSPAAWICPALFNAHTHVGDSVAMDIPVSGDLEETVTPPHGLKHRILAATPENDLVAAMRATIGAMYQYGTAGFADFREGGVAGVEALGRAGEGLPCRPLILGRDGGELAGDGAGISSVRDVPSLDEVVSRARNAGKLVAFHAGERDRFDIDAALSYEPDLMVHCTHATGKHLQRCADEAIPVAVCARSNWLFGVTGSAHRPPVLEMLRRGVPLLVGTDNCMTVQPDPWREMSFLTTVYRVSPEEVLRAAVAGSALAGRPYFIREKSPANFLVIAPGDSNLWLSRDPVRTLASRAGACNILKRVINS, from the coding sequence ATGGGTGCGGGGGATCTCGTTGTAGAGGGCCGGGCACTCCTCTACGAGGAACTGCTGGCCAGGGATGTAACCATCGTGGTGGAACGGGGACGTATCCACCGCATCGAGGAGACCTCGGGCAGCCCGGCAGCATGGATATGCCCGGCCCTATTCAATGCCCATACCCATGTAGGGGACAGCGTGGCCATGGACATCCCGGTTTCTGGAGACCTCGAAGAGACCGTCACTCCACCGCACGGACTGAAGCACCGGATCCTTGCTGCAACACCGGAAAATGACCTGGTCGCGGCGATGCGCGCCACCATCGGGGCCATGTACCAGTACGGGACCGCAGGGTTCGCCGATTTCCGGGAAGGAGGGGTGGCCGGGGTGGAGGCGCTCGGGCGTGCCGGGGAGGGGTTGCCGTGCCGGCCCCTCATCCTTGGCAGGGATGGCGGAGAACTGGCAGGCGACGGTGCCGGGATAAGCAGTGTGCGCGATGTCCCGTCTCTTGACGAGGTGGTGTCGCGGGCCAGGAATGCCGGGAAGCTGGTCGCGTTCCATGCCGGCGAACGGGATCGCTTCGATATCGATGCGGCACTCTCGTACGAGCCCGATCTCATGGTCCACTGCACGCATGCCACGGGGAAGCACCTGCAGCGGTGTGCCGACGAGGCGATCCCGGTCGCGGTCTGCGCGCGTTCGAACTGGCTGTTCGGGGTGACCGGGAGCGCGCACAGACCCCCGGTACTGGAGATGCTTCGCCGGGGAGTACCGCTCCTGGTCGGGACCGACAACTGCATGACCGTGCAGCCCGATCCCTGGAGGGAGATGTCGTTTCTCACCACCGTGTACCGTGTGTCCCCGGAAGAGGTGCTCCGGGCCGCCGTTGCCGGTTCGGCCCTTGCCGGCAGACCATACTTCATCCGGGAGAAGTCTCCCGCAAATTTCCTGGTGATCGCACCGGGGGATTCCAACCTCTGGCTCTCCCGCGATCCGGTCAGGACACTGGCCAGCAGGGCCGGGGCGTGCAATATCCTCAAAAGAGTTATTAATTCATGA
- a CDS encoding DNA helicase PriA, whose amino-acid sequence MLRHTCGYELDILCRNCGKPVEYRARQGLICPNCGRVVTLVCPGCGKRW is encoded by the coding sequence ATGCTCCGGCACACCTGCGGGTACGAACTCGATATCCTGTGCAGGAACTGCGGAAAACCGGTGGAGTACCGGGCCCGGCAGGGACTCATCTGCCCGAACTGCGGACGGGTGGTGACCCTGGTCTGCCCGGGATGCGGAAAACGGTGGTAG
- a CDS encoding NFACT family protein encodes MATREGMSGIDLRAVVTEWAGLLPLWIAKVYLVPPGFLVFRLHGRERARFFLLIESGKRAHLTSALPHPPKFPPPFAMLLRKHISGGRVLSIKQHGIQRIVTFDIGKRGTEYHLVVELYDEGNVVLCDQHYTIIQPMRPQRFRERDVVAGVPYVFPPPDPSTFSPEEFSRYLLEEDRDLVRALAVGVMLGGAYAEELCRRAGIDKTIPAREADAGVLYRELHRLIREAEQEIAPLRQGNAVLPAGGKAPAAAEGIPAFNLALDRFYPPVPAPETAAVKVAEKQGRQERIRARQAELLARYEGRVARNERIVELMYGSYPLLQDIINTLERASSTKSWQEIAQILSAQHSGPATRILSVNPAEASVDVDIGERVTLFVREGLEASIGRYYDANRKLKKKIAGARAAMERPVVAEAKKKTVQAPVMKRRWYHRFRWFSTSDGVLVLGGKDASQNEELVRKYMEGGDLFVHADVHGASVVIVKGATGRMDEVAQFAASYSGAWRSGHFSADVYAVRPAQVSKTPESGEYIGRGSFVVRGERDYYRDVPLAVAIGLQREPEIAVIGGPPSAVSARTDLFVTLRPGTFEPNDIARKLLRVLRDRLGDEAKGLKGVLSAESIAAFVPPGGSDMVER; translated from the coding sequence ATGGCAACACGCGAGGGTATGAGCGGGATCGATCTCCGGGCGGTGGTTACGGAGTGGGCCGGTCTCCTTCCGCTCTGGATCGCCAAGGTTTACCTGGTCCCTCCCGGCTTCCTCGTGTTCCGTCTCCATGGCCGGGAACGTGCCCGGTTCTTCCTGCTCATCGAGAGCGGGAAGCGTGCCCACCTCACGAGCGCCCTCCCCCACCCCCCGAAATTTCCACCGCCGTTTGCCATGCTCCTGCGCAAGCATATCTCGGGCGGAAGGGTCCTCTCCATCAAGCAGCACGGCATCCAGCGGATCGTTACCTTCGATATCGGGAAGCGCGGGACCGAGTACCACCTCGTTGTCGAACTCTACGATGAAGGAAACGTGGTACTCTGCGACCAGCACTACACCATCATCCAGCCGATGCGCCCCCAGCGGTTCCGGGAACGGGACGTGGTGGCCGGCGTGCCGTACGTCTTTCCGCCCCCGGACCCTTCCACTTTTTCGCCCGAAGAGTTCAGCCGGTACCTCCTGGAAGAAGACCGGGACCTGGTCAGGGCCCTTGCCGTGGGGGTCATGCTGGGCGGAGCGTATGCCGAAGAGCTATGCAGGAGGGCCGGGATCGACAAGACCATCCCGGCACGGGAGGCGGATGCCGGTGTCCTGTACCGGGAACTCCACCGGCTTATCCGTGAAGCGGAACAGGAGATTGCCCCGCTCAGGCAGGGGAATGCAGTCCTGCCCGCAGGGGGAAAAGCCCCTGCCGCGGCAGAGGGGATCCCGGCGTTCAACCTGGCGCTGGACCGGTTCTATCCGCCTGTCCCGGCACCGGAGACGGCTGCGGTGAAGGTCGCAGAGAAACAGGGCAGGCAAGAGCGTATCCGCGCCCGGCAGGCCGAACTGCTCGCCCGGTACGAGGGCCGGGTTGCCCGGAACGAGAGGATCGTGGAACTGATGTACGGGTCGTACCCCCTCCTCCAGGACATCATCAACACGCTGGAGAGGGCCAGCAGTACAAAGTCGTGGCAGGAGATCGCGCAAATCCTTTCCGCCCAGCATTCCGGCCCGGCAACAAGGATCCTCTCCGTCAACCCTGCAGAAGCGTCGGTGGACGTTGATATCGGGGAGCGGGTCACCCTTTTTGTCCGTGAAGGCCTCGAGGCAAGCATCGGACGCTACTATGATGCGAACAGGAAACTTAAGAAGAAGATTGCCGGGGCCCGGGCGGCAATGGAGCGGCCGGTGGTCGCGGAAGCCAAGAAGAAGACGGTCCAGGCCCCGGTCATGAAGCGACGGTGGTACCACCGCTTCCGCTGGTTTTCAACAAGCGACGGGGTGCTGGTTCTCGGCGGGAAAGATGCCTCCCAGAACGAGGAGCTGGTCAGGAAGTACATGGAAGGAGGGGATCTTTTTGTCCATGCCGACGTCCATGGCGCAAGCGTGGTGATCGTGAAGGGGGCGACCGGGCGGATGGACGAAGTGGCGCAGTTTGCCGCCTCGTACTCGGGCGCATGGCGGAGCGGCCATTTTTCCGCGGATGTGTATGCGGTCAGGCCTGCCCAGGTGAGCAAAACTCCGGAGTCCGGGGAGTACATCGGCCGGGGCTCGTTCGTGGTGAGGGGGGAACGGGACTACTACCGGGACGTCCCGCTTGCCGTTGCCATCGGACTGCAGCGTGAGCCCGAGATCGCGGTGATCGGGGGGCCTCCCTCCGCGGTATCGGCCAGGACAGACCTCTTCGTCACCCTCAGGCCCGGCACGTTCGAGCCCAATGATATCGCAAGAAAGCTGTTGCGGGTCCTGCGGGACCGGCTCGGAGATGAGGCGAAGGGGCTGAAGGGCGTGCTCTCGGCAGAATCGATCGCTGCGTTCGTCCCGCCGGGCGGGTCCGATATGGTGGAGAGATGA
- a CDS encoding preprotein translocase subunit Sec61beta — translation MAKKSGGRLISSAGLVNYYESEDKRAIHINPYTVIAVAIALSVLVIVLNFLF, via the coding sequence ATGGCAAAGAAATCTGGCGGCAGGCTGATATCGTCTGCCGGCCTGGTCAACTACTACGAGAGCGAGGACAAGCGGGCCATCCACATCAACCCGTACACGGTGATCGCGGTTGCCATTGCACTGTCAGTCCTCGTCATCGTCCTCAACTTCCTATTCTGA